A window of Piliocolobus tephrosceles isolate RC106 chromosome 13, ASM277652v3, whole genome shotgun sequence contains these coding sequences:
- the C13H11orf71 gene encoding uncharacterized protein C11orf71 homolog: MALNNVSLSAGDQRSRVAHGSSHSDLRPRASALAMVSGDGFLVFRPEAIHLGPRQALRPSVRAESRRVNGGGRSPTGFINGTEPNGRGRSRQARFSPYPGVEPDLLRSVLQQRLIALGGVIAA, translated from the coding sequence ATGGCCCTGAACAATGTGTCCCTGTCCGCCGGTGATCAGAGGAGCAGGGTGGCCCACGGCTCTTCCCACAGCGACCTCAGACCGCGGGCGTCAGCGTTGGCAATGGTCTCTGGAGACGGCTTCCTTGTTTTCAGGCCTGAAGCGATTCATCTAGGACCTCGGCAGGCTTTGCGACCAAGCGTTCGTGCCGAGAGCCGTCGAGTGAATGGTGGCGGCCGGAGCCCAACCGGCTTTATAAACGGAACGGAACCGAATGGCCGGGGCCGGAGCCGCCAGGCCAGATTCTCACCTTACCCTGGCGTTGAACCCGATCTCCTAAGAAGTGTGCTGCAGCAGCGTTTGATTGCATTAGGAGGTGTCATCGCAGCTTGA